A genomic window from Candidatus Edwardsbacteria bacterium includes:
- a CDS encoding GDP-mannose 4,6-dehydratase: MRVFITGIEGFVGHHLAGHLIAAGHEVSGSYFDEPAVGDLNGRCTLFRIDLRSGEGLHQALASARPQCLYHLAAQSSPALSFKKPVDTFEINVIGLVNLLEEARNTVPECKVIMVSSCEVYGLTNTPDPVKEDYPYNPASPYAVSKISQEQLAIQYFHTYKMNTVVARPFPHTGPGQPEMFALPSFARQIAGITKHGSDPVVLVGNLSARRDLSDVRDIVRAYGLLAEAGLSGEIYNVCSGKNITIQQALEMLIKISGKKIEVRTDPHRFRPLDIPILWGDNSKIRRQTGWQPEYEIEQTLKELHQYWLDRV; the protein is encoded by the coding sequence GTGAGAGTTTTCATCACCGGCATAGAGGGTTTTGTGGGTCATCATCTGGCCGGGCATCTGATAGCTGCCGGGCATGAGGTCTCCGGGAGTTATTTCGATGAGCCTGCGGTGGGAGATCTCAACGGCCGCTGCACCCTTTTCCGGATAGACCTGCGAAGCGGGGAGGGGCTGCACCAGGCGCTGGCATCCGCCAGACCGCAATGCCTGTACCACCTGGCGGCCCAGAGCTCTCCGGCCCTGTCTTTTAAAAAACCGGTGGACACCTTTGAGATAAACGTCATAGGCCTAGTGAACCTGCTGGAGGAAGCCCGGAACACAGTCCCGGAATGCAAAGTAATCATGGTCAGCTCCTGCGAGGTCTACGGGCTGACCAATACTCCTGACCCGGTAAAAGAGGACTACCCATATAACCCCGCCAGCCCCTATGCCGTCAGCAAAATATCCCAGGAGCAGCTGGCCATTCAGTATTTTCATACTTATAAAATGAACACCGTGGTGGCCAGGCCTTTCCCGCATACCGGGCCGGGACAGCCGGAGATGTTCGCCCTGCCCAGTTTTGCCAGGCAGATAGCCGGGATCACAAAGCACGGGAGCGACCCGGTGGTCCTGGTGGGCAACTTAAGCGCCCGGCGTGATCTTTCCGATGTCAGGGATATAGTGCGGGCCTACGGCCTGTTGGCAGAAGCGGGCCTGTCCGGGGAGATCTACAACGTATGCTCGGGCAAGAACATCACTATTCAGCAGGCTCTGGAGATGTTGATAAAGATTTCGGGCAAAAAAATAGAGGTTCGAACCGACCCCCATAGGTTCCGTCCCCTGGACATCCCGATATTGTGGGGCGATAACAGCAAGATCAGGCGGCAGACAGGCTGGCAGCCGGAATATGAGATCGAGCAAACACTGAAGGAACTTCATCAGTACTGGCTGGACCGGGTATAA
- a CDS encoding dTDP-4-dehydrorhamnose 3,5-epimerase family protein encodes MIEGVKTKKLKVIPDERGRLMEILRCDEEVFEKFGQVYLSTTYPGVVKGWHYHKVQTDNIVCVKGMLKLVLFDNREGSATNGEVNEFFIGEHNPMLVQVPKGVYHGWKCVSNEEAMVINCPSEAYNYSQPDEYRVDPHKNDIPYKWERKDG; translated from the coding sequence ATGATCGAAGGCGTCAAGACAAAAAAACTGAAGGTCATTCCCGATGAGCGCGGGCGGCTGATGGAGATATTACGCTGCGACGAGGAGGTCTTTGAAAAGTTCGGACAGGTCTACCTGAGCACCACCTATCCCGGAGTGGTCAAGGGTTGGCATTATCATAAGGTCCAGACTGACAACATCGTCTGCGTAAAAGGCATGCTGAAGCTGGTGCTGTTCGACAACCGGGAAGGCTCGGCCACCAACGGCGAGGTCAACGAGTTTTTTATCGGCGAGCATAATCCCATGCTGGTGCAGGTTCCCAAGGGCGTCTACCACGGATGGAAATGCGTTTCCAACGAGGAGGCTATGGTGATAAACTGTCCCTCCGAGGCCTATAATTATTCCCAACCCGACGAGTACCGGGTCGATCCTCATAAGAACGATATCCCCTATAAGTGGGAGCGCAAGGACGGGTAG
- the rfbB gene encoding dTDP-glucose 4,6-dehydratase has product MAKTILVTGGAGFIGSNFVRLMLCKYPDYNIINLDKLTYAGNLENLKDIQSHKNYRFVHGDICDAQLVEGLMPGVEWVVNFAAETHVDRSVDDPFVFTQTNVIGTHTLLEYARRHQVKRFIQIGTDEVYGSVETGSSVETDILDPRSPYSSSKAAGDLLALSYHTTFGMDVRVTRCTNNYGPFQFPEKLIPFFVTNALEDKELPIYGDGRNVRDWLYVEDHCQAIDFILHHGQAGDVYNIGGGQEMENIQITDIILKELNKPASLKKYVKDRPGHDRRYSLDITKIMKLGWKPKYTFSTAIKETIKWYRENETWWRNIKEGKREFNDFKDRWYKER; this is encoded by the coding sequence ATGGCCAAAACAATTTTAGTGACCGGCGGAGCGGGGTTCATCGGCAGCAATTTCGTCCGCTTGATGCTCTGTAAATACCCCGATTATAATATCATCAATCTGGACAAGCTGACCTATGCCGGAAACCTGGAGAACCTTAAGGATATCCAATCCCACAAGAATTACCGGTTCGTCCATGGCGATATCTGCGATGCCCAGTTGGTCGAGGGCCTGATGCCGGGGGTGGAATGGGTGGTCAACTTCGCCGCCGAGACACATGTGGATCGCTCGGTGGACGATCCTTTCGTCTTCACCCAGACCAACGTCATCGGCACCCACACCCTGCTGGAATATGCCCGCCGCCATCAGGTTAAGCGGTTCATCCAGATCGGGACCGATGAGGTCTACGGCAGCGTGGAGACAGGTTCTTCCGTTGAGACCGATATCCTTGATCCCCGCAGCCCCTACTCGTCGTCCAAGGCGGCCGGGGATCTGCTGGCCCTTTCCTATCACACCACCTTCGGAATGGATGTCCGGGTCACCCGCTGCACCAACAATTACGGGCCCTTCCAATTCCCGGAGAAGCTGATCCCCTTCTTTGTTACCAACGCCCTGGAGGACAAGGAGCTTCCCATCTACGGCGACGGCCGGAACGTCCGGGACTGGCTGTATGTGGAGGATCACTGCCAGGCCATAGATTTCATCCTGCACCACGGGCAGGCCGGGGATGTCTACAATATCGGTGGCGGCCAGGAGATGGAAAATATCCAGATTACCGATATCATCCTGAAGGAGTTGAACAAGCCGGCCAGCCTTAAAAAATACGTCAAGGACCGGCCGGGACACGATAGGCGCTATTCGCTGGATATCACCAAGATAATGAAGCTGGGCTGGAAACCGAAATATACTTTCTCTACGGCAATCAAAGAGACCATAAAATGGTATAGGGAGAACGAAACGTGGTGGCGCAACATCAAAGAGGGCAAACGGGAGTTCAATGATTTTAAGGACCGCTGGTACAAGGAAAGATGA
- a CDS encoding nucleotide sugar dehydrogenase, with translation MDLKQKIETRRARIAVIGLGYVGLPLAVEFAKAGFEVIGIDLDPRKVASINRGKNYIIDVDDQQLKQVISQGKLKATTDYSVLKKCDAVHICVPTPFTATKDPDISYIIRSAEGIAKHLHQGMLVILKSTTYPETTTKVVKPILEKTGLKAGKDFYLAFSPERIDPGNQKFTTATTPTVVGGYTPACGQMAKLMYGQIIEKIVMVSSPSTAEMTKLLENIFRSVNIALVNELACLCERMDRVDMWEVVDAAATKPYGFMPFYPGPGLGGHCIPIDPYYLSWKAKEYDFHTDFIELAAETNENMPYHVVNKVIEALSDNGMAASKSKVLVLGVAFKRDIDDVRSSPAIKVIELLAPKVKSLIYNDPFVPELETGWKKMKSTKLTQQLIKSVDCILITTDHTSYDFNMIVKNAKLVVDTRNATKKIKSGKVVKIGRK, from the coding sequence ATGGATCTTAAACAAAAAATTGAGACCCGCCGCGCCAGAATAGCAGTAATAGGCCTGGGTTATGTTGGTTTGCCTCTGGCGGTGGAGTTTGCCAAAGCTGGGTTTGAGGTGATCGGCATTGATCTGGACCCCAGGAAGGTTGCCAGCATCAATCGGGGGAAGAATTACATCATCGATGTCGATGACCAACAGCTGAAGCAGGTGATTTCCCAAGGCAAGCTTAAGGCCACCACCGACTACAGCGTTCTTAAGAAATGTGATGCCGTTCATATCTGCGTTCCCACGCCGTTCACCGCCACCAAGGACCCCGACATCAGCTACATAATCAGATCAGCCGAGGGGATCGCCAAACATCTTCACCAGGGGATGCTGGTCATCCTTAAAAGCACCACCTATCCGGAGACCACCACCAAGGTGGTCAAGCCGATACTGGAGAAGACCGGCCTTAAGGCCGGCAAGGATTTTTACCTGGCCTTCTCTCCGGAGCGGATAGATCCCGGCAACCAGAAATTCACCACCGCCACCACCCCCACCGTGGTGGGTGGATATACTCCGGCCTGCGGTCAGATGGCCAAGCTGATGTACGGACAGATCATCGAGAAGATAGTGATGGTCTCCTCGCCGTCCACCGCTGAGATGACCAAATTGCTGGAGAACATCTTTCGCAGCGTCAACATTGCTCTGGTCAACGAGCTGGCTTGTCTGTGCGAAAGAATGGACCGGGTGGACATGTGGGAGGTGGTGGATGCCGCCGCCACCAAGCCCTACGGCTTTATGCCATTCTACCCCGGGCCTGGGCTGGGCGGACACTGCATTCCCATCGATCCCTACTACCTGTCCTGGAAGGCCAAGGAGTACGATTTCCATACCGATTTTATCGAGCTGGCGGCCGAGACCAACGAGAATATGCCTTATCATGTGGTCAACAAGGTGATTGAAGCTTTGAGCGATAATGGAATGGCAGCCTCCAAATCCAAGGTGCTGGTGCTGGGGGTGGCTTTTAAGCGGGATATCGACGATGTCCGCAGTTCTCCGGCCATCAAGGTTATCGAACTTCTGGCCCCCAAGGTGAAATCTCTTATCTACAACGACCCGTTCGTGCCGGAGCTGGAGACCGGATGGAAAAAAATGAAATCAACCAAGCTGACTCAACAACTGATTAAATCGGTTGATTGCATTCTGATCACCACTGATCATACAAGTTATGATTTTAACATGATTGTCAAGAATGCCAAGCTGGTGGTTGACACCCGGAATGCCACCAAGAAGATAAAAAGCGGCAAGGTGGTCAAGATCGGCCGCAAATAA